The sequence CTAATGTGGTTGATGGTGAGTGGTGGAGAGAAGAAGATAGGTCCATGTGAAAGTGATAGAATGCAATTGACTACACCAAAGTTGTGGCAAAACTTGTGGATCTATAATAACTCACACGTAAATTCCCATCCTACCACGGAAGTGTCCAATAAAACAGACCGTTGTCCAGCCATTACTGAACCACCCCATAGTCCAAAACTAGAcgagtaaaacataaaatatattttgcagtGACCAAACCTAAGCTGGCACCCAGTGAAATCTACAACAACCCCCAAGTCCACACCACAACCTTTGCCTACAAGGACGTGTGGGGGCACAAGACCAGCTCTTCTGTTTTCCTCTCAAAGATAATGTCTAGGGGGCTTATTTGGTCCCTTAACATCCCCCAGCAGTCTATTCCCTGGTGATAACAAACACCCCACTATGTCCATCTCCATTAGATGTTGAAACATCACACCAAGTACACCATAAGTGCAAAGCTGAATTTATAGCAATAATTtattgagagaagagagatatTTATCTTTCAATAAGCTATTTTAAGGAAtattataaaatacaaaattagcTTACCTTACGTTCCAAACCTGCCAGTCCTAATCCAAGTGGAACAGCTTTGTCACCCTCAGTTGCATCATGCTTCTCACCAGATCTTAGAGCATTTTCCTGAACACACTCAGGCTTTGCCACTGTTCCTCCACTTAAACAACTCACAGCACTTCCGGAGGCAGAAACATCTTTTAAGCCAGTTGAAGCATCATTATTACTTAATTGGTCACATTTAGGATCATGCTGTTTACAATCAATAAATCAGTACAAGATTCAAACAACAATCAAGAAAGTAGCAgaaattacttatcaaaaaaagtagCAGAAATAAGATCCCCATTTTGTGCACAAAATCTACCTTCTGACCTTCACTTTCAGGTGTGCTTCCAGATATAAATGCATCTGATTCCCCAACTCTGTTGATCAAGTTGGCTGTCAAGGTATTTGGATGTTCATTCCCTACATCACTACCTGCACCTGATTGACCAGATGAACTTTGAACAGTTGATTCTACTTGACCTGTATAAAGAAATATCAGCTTGGTGAATTGAGCAGCATAATACCTGCtaacatatttataataaatggaTTCAggttaaacaaaataaataaacagctAGCCACCTGATGAAACCATGTTATCTCCTTGCAtatttccaattaaatttctAAATCGAGAATATCCTTCAGACATAACAGAGGATAGTGAAACAGAATCAGAAGGTGGCTGTGAAACAGAAACTAGTCCAGGTTGAGCTACACCGGAATTTGCAACACCACCAGGGCGTGATGTCGCAATGACACTTCTCAGAGGTAGCACCCTTGTTGCACCTGAATCACCAGAACCAGCACCATTACGGTGCTCTCCCTGTGTTCCTTCCGCATTACTTGCCCTTGTACCAACCGCTGAAACAATTGGCGCTAGGGAAGTACCTGATATTAAATAGCATCAAATCACCATATAGAAGTTACATGGTGCAggtaagtataaaaaaaatccttaccaGCATGTATATGAATGTTGATGTGCCTTGGGGCATTCCCAATACCAACAGAACCCAAAGTCATGGGATTTGGCTGAGGAACAGAACCGCCAAAGAGGGAGCTGGTTTGAAAAGGAGACGGCTGCAAATAATAATACATCACTAATCCATAACTGACACCAAACCATCGCAATCATTTAGAAGCCATAACAACTAGGATTTAACATAGCAAATCTACAATTTCtttatggtccgtttggattgagggggagggaggggggtagagtagagtagagtagaattggcccaaaattaatctattttcagccaactctaccctactcccctccactctcCCTCCattctccctcaatccaaatggaccgTTAGAGTCTATTAGCTTGTTCTACTTATTCACCGTACTTGTTAGTTTATacatttgttctctatttggaGACTAGAATATGCCTGATTCCTATTGAATGTCCTTACTACACTCCATCAAAATTGAATTGGACTTTTTTTTATCGGTCAAAATTGAATTGGACTTCATGGAGCATCTGCCTTAGTCATGAACAAGACTTTAGTTTCaggagaaaataatattattgcTGAATACCAATGATTGATTTAGAGACAAGAATGAGTCATTCAATAAACATATTGACcccttttttattataagtaataatactttattgaaaaaaagaactACCTCACATACACAAGAGTACACAAAATAATCCTGaagttacaaaaattaatagttacaATTTAATGAAAGAGAATCAATGAAATCTAGAATGTAATGTATCTCGCTGTGACCCAAAACACAAGACCATTCAGACAAAGTTGTTGGGAAAGACAAAATATTGacctatccatgacaaatattGCAATAAGTTACTCGCCTAAGATATTGCTACTTTAACTTTAAAATATTCTATTATCAAATCAGTCTCACAGATACCTTACATGTCCAAAAATTTCCTAATCTAGCGAACTGATATTTGAAATGCTTAATATTAGGTAAAAGAATTGATAAAGCGTGCAGCTACTAACAAACCTGAACCATTATAGGATTAGGGCCTGATGAAGATATGTACACTGCAGGCCCAGCATTTACAACAGATTCTGCCTGCAAATCGAACCgctagaattttttaaatgcttTTGACACACAAATGAACTAAAGCACAGAAGAGGGATAAGACTTATACAGGAGACTGTCCCATTCGCAGTGTCAAAGCCGTGCGGCCAAGCTCAAGAAGAAGGGCACCTAGATGTTGCATTGAGATTCCCAATTGCATTGATTCTGCTTGTATTTGGCCCCTTATAGTGGGATCAGAAGAAGATCCCTCTTGCTCCAAGCGTCCTGCAATATGCTACAAAGTTGCAGCAAGTTACAAACAACACATAATCAGATAATAAGGCAAAATCCAAGGAATGTAAAATTGGCACATCTTAATGAATATATCAGCTTCATCAAACTCATGTTACAGTAATAAGAATCTTATACGAAAAATAAATAGCTGATACAATACATCAGCTTTGGAAAAGTGTAACTCATCTGTCAAAGGTACTTATTGAAGCACTGCATAAAAACATTGTAATCAAAGAAAGTTCTGTAAGATAAATGTCCCAAGGCAtataatatgataaaaaaaaaattttgacttacTTTCCTCCATACTTTAACTTAAGTATCTCCAGGGATCAAAACTTTTCagtactaattaattttttagatactGTGACTGCATCACAATGAAACATGCACAGCACAATACAATGAGATGTTGACAATATGTTTTACACTGAACATTGAAACCATTCAATGCACTGATAAAATTAACTTCAGTGGGTGGATGGCAGATGACCCACAGCCAGAAAGGGACTCTTATGAGTTAAAATGTGCTGCTTAGGGCTTCCTTATGCTTTGTTTCTTATGTTTAAAACCAATATAATTTCTCCATTCGAAAAATTTAAATGCAACGTGTAACTGTGTTTCTTATGTTTTGgagatcatttttatttatgagaatTTGAGTGCAATGTAGAAGATGCACATATTTCTTCTGTATGctttaaaacacacacacacgcacatatTAACTCTATATTGTTACATACtttattatcattataaggATTTACCTTGCATGCTAAAACAAACTGTGTCACTCTTTATCCTGTGTGTTTGGCATcaacttatttagctttttgctgaaagtgtatttgtactttgaaaaagtgagattttaaaaagatgCATATCAAGGCTAAAAGCTTAAAGCTGACCAAATAAGCTACGGACAAACGGACACTTAATAAATCCATTTAGAATTCTTATGATccatatatatttcaaaaataataccAGATTCAGTGAAAAAATATTGGAACTAATGAAACTCCTCTCTTTTACTCATCAAGAAATGTTCCAAAAGTTGCTAAATGTCACAACAAACCCAAATGTATTCTTCCACAAAAGAGACAAAAATCAGAAATAATGGATATAATCtaacaaaaagccaaaaaagagGTAGAGAACAGACATACACACAAATATAGTGCAGcaaaaggaacaaaacaaagtcacccaaaaaaacccaaaatttaaaGTGTTCTGAATATGGTGATTACAGATAGTGCAGCAACAGCATGACCACTGAGAAGCCGTTCTGCTTGACGCAGGACAATGCTCAATGCTTCAGGTGAAGGCAACCCCCGTGCGCTGGAAGGTAATTCCACCCTTGGTAGGTCACGGGAGTTAGTCAAAGATGAATTCGGCTGATACCCTACATCATGGAGAACCAGTTAATTTTAAGCAATCATTTGCAACTAAAAGTTATAAAGGTTTTGGAATCACCATTTTGAGACAGTGTCTGCTCCATGCGATTCATAAACTCAGAGAGAGTGTTCAATGAATCAGGGATAGGCTGAAatgaaggggaaaaaagaagaagatatatgAAAGACAGTTTAATGCAAAACACAAGTGAATCATCAATGTAAGAATATATAACTACCATATGAAGGGAAGGAACAGGTACTGCTGCTGCAGCCAATGGGATTTGCACAACTTGAGGTAAAGATTGGAATGGCTGACTAGAAAATGCCTGCCCAGACTGTGCTTGATTTCCTGTTTGGGCCTGGCCTCCAACATTACCACGCATCCCTTCTGTTTCGTTTCCTTGAGTAGGCTGACCGGGAGCATTTGgctatgggaaaaaaaatcatcttaatatgctttacataaaaataaaaaataaataaataaaaaaaaaagtgtcacgTTATCCCTTTGACGGATCAAATTTtctatatacacacacaacaaCCACAAGCAAAAGACAATATTAGTCAAAACCACTATACAGTTCCTTCCCATGTGCGTCAGGCATTGATCTTTGATCAGATGTTAGTTGCCATCCAAATCATGTGCACCTAATTATGCTTAATGTATTGCCTTAAGTCATAGTTCAGTGCCAAACTTAAGTGgttaaaaacttataattgAAGGAGAGAATATGACCAATAGCATATGTATCCTTTATTCAAGTTAAGTCATGAAGCAGAGAGAATTAAAGATCATGCTAGAGCCAACACAAAGACGGtaaatacgaaaaaaaaaagtgaacattgcaaaaatgaatatatatatatatatatatatatatataccaagcAAATGGAAAAGGTGATAAGAAGGCTATATACAAAGTGTTATGCAGTCAACAAGAGGAGTTTGAGATCTGACGGATGTGTAAGTGAATGATATTTACAGTAACCAGTAAATAGGTTTGACATGGTTCAAACAGGGattgcaaagaagaaagaaataccATGAaggtagaaagaaaaataataataatatatgaacCTCCAAAAGTGTAAATCTAGTTGAGTATATATAGATCACATTGTTAAAAATGCTCTCCTCTTGGATAACTGAGATGCAAGATGCATCcaacatataaatttttttaataagtgcaTCCAACATAGAAATTAATATAGATGAGCACCATTGCAAGGTTTGTGCATTACTTACCGCGGTAGACTGCGTGCCAGAATTACCAACAGTTGTAGTCTGGCCACCCAGTCCTATTGAATTCAAAACTGCCCCAATAACCtacaattcaaacaaaaaaccatAAGGTCCTGTTGCAATAGTAATTGACATAAACCCACCTCGCCACAAACCCTAATACTAAGATACAAATTAAAGCAAGACTTTCACCAACTATGAGCAAGAAAACACACCCGGCTAAGGTCAGGAACAACGCCTTCACCTTGATCCCCAACATTAAAGGTCCCAAGAACTACACTGTGGGAAACTTGCCCAATTCGATTACGAGGGTTGCCAGCACTGGAATCATTTCCTGCCAACTcgcatgaaaaaataaaaacacaattagTTTTTACAACTGATGGTTTTCATTTTAGAGAACCAGTCCAAACCCAATATAGTGCAGAAGAAACTTTGCCTGAAAACCAACCTCTATTACCATCATTCCCAGCTGTCTCTCCAGTACCTGGACCAGATGAAGGTTGAGACTGTGCTGGCTGCCTTTCCACTAAATGCAATGTGTGTCCATTTTCCACATCTACAACCACTTAAGGAACTACTTTCTGAAAGTAATCAATATAAAGCTGGTAGCACAAATGAACCCATTCTAGGAACTATAAAGACCAGTGACAAACTCACTGACAATCAGATTTATGCAGCCCGATATGCTCAATAATTAAACATTGAAGGATAAACAtcatataataaacaaaagtaaatcCAATCCACAGCTCGaaatataaattctataaaCAGCATAATACTTCTAGCAAGGATATGCTAAATAGATTAATCCAAACTAAGCACTAGTCAATGACCTATGGAGAAGAACAAAAGACCAACTTTTTCTAAGTACATTAAGTTCACTCAACTTGTATTTACAAACACAGAGACTTATCAGCAATCATCCAACCAAGCCCTTTATAAACCATAAAATTAGCAATAGACCAATAAATAACTTTACACTTGTTGAGTTCAACCTAGCCAATGAACTCTGGCCTAAATAACACTTACCCCTCTCATAAGAATTGGTATAGGGTAAGGTCGTAGGTTCAAAACCCATTGGGTAGCTATgaaagttaaacaaaaaaaaaatttattgacttCTTAAAGCAAACATGATTAGTTCTCCATTGGTTGGATACGGTATTCAGAAAGAAGATGATCGTCCTTTAAGACCCTTCCCCTAAAAATCAGCCGTTGCTGACCAACTGGGACAGTAGTTTCATTAGCTATTTTCTCCTTAAACGATGAAACACGCATCTGAAACAAATTGGTAATGACAAGAATTAAAATTAGAAACTAGGCAAGTTACAAATAAACCTGCTTAAGCAAGATAACTGTGAATAAGGTCCTGATCTATTTTTAAGCAAGAAAACTGATTGGTGCTCACATTTTTATCCACTTCAAAAGTGTAAATTTGGGAATCAAGAGTCTTGATATTGAGCTTGACAGTTGAATCTGAGCTTTCCCCAGAAACATTTCCAGCACTGGAACCTTCATCAGAGTGCTGATCCGCCATGCTATATGAAAAGCAACAGAGGTATAAAACACGAGAAATGTACTCAATCAATGCAGTATACTCTTACAGAAGCAGCACAAAATACAGAGTGTAGGTGgctaaaaaatgtttaaaaaaaaaaaaaccaaaatccaaGTGACCCTAAGCATTATGGCCCCACAATAAAAAGGAATCGGAATACCATACTGATCGTTAATTATCGACTCAGGAGACCCGAGACCACCTTAACTTACATATTTAATACACATTATAATCAAccataaggggaaaaaaaaaaggttattgcATCCATATCTCTTTTTTCAGTCCATAAAATAAAGCCGCTAGCTAATGTAGAATACGGAGATAATTGAAATGCAATGCCAAACAGCGACGCTATGCAAAATGTACACTTTCAACTTTCTATTTCTGCTAGTTAAAAGAACGGTTTCTCTCTTGATTtgcaagagaaagaaagacCAAAGTTTACTTTGTCTAAAAGTAGACATATTGCACCTGAAAATGGATTCCCACTAACACTGTCATTATTATACAAAAACCATGACTTATAATGGGCATTAACATCATTGCCCTAATTCCCACAATTGGGTTCATGAAATTTCTCATTTCCAATACCACATTTGGGAATCAGAAACTAATGCATATGACAATTCAATTTCCAAACATCATTGCGTTGTGCTTTTTGTTAGATTAAATTTAGAGAGTTTCAAAATGTACGGCACAAAAGactaaaaatgctaaattttgcAAGAACGCAGTAGATATTCTAGACCTAGATTTTGTCAAATCCAGAATCTAAACAAAATTCGCTGAGCGAGAAAGTAAATTAGCAGAGGTGAAGCTTTGAAAAACCATTTCTCCACTCGGTACCAAACGCCAATAATCAACATCgaattttcaaaatccaaaaggAAAGAACTtttcaagaaagaaaatcaaGACAACGAACCCTGAATAATCTCAGGTACAATCGCGATTACAAGGCACAAGAATCGGCTTAGGgatttaatgaaaattgagagagagagaaattgtaAGCGAACCTTGGAGATGCTGAAAATGAATAGGAGAGTGTGAAGTATTTGGATTTGATCGCCGAAGAAAGTTGAAAGGGGTTTACGTTATGACTTGATGCGAAAGCAAATTAGCTTCttgcacagagagagagagagagagaaagcgagAATGAGCACTCTCTTGGTCTTTTGCAGTCTCGGTCTGGCTTTGTtgtttaaggatttttttttttgcaataatgtAAAGTTGTTTAAGAATTAATATTCCAGAATAATCTAGATGGCTAGTCCTCAAAAtcattcccaaaaaataaaaaataaaataaatgatacgTTGTCGTAACAGTGCTGCGTTGGCACTTGCCCAAgagcgcttttttttttttttttttccttaatcaaatttttaaaGGACTTGTGAGTCGTGTGTAGTCATTGCCCAGCTGCCATTTGGGCTTTTAGGTAAGCCCATGGAACTATCTGCCATTAGGCCCATTAGTTACCCCCGTTATCACATTTTTGAAGCAAGGCCAGTATTCATTACTCGTTACTCAAACCCACGATCTCATGGTAATTTTGAGTGTTTCTAATAAAGATGTTCAATAttcttttttgagataaaatttCCTTGTATTGGTTTTTGTTGTAAGAGAAAATTAAaccctatattttttatttgacgaCAATAtattttactagttgaactaactaGAATTCACAAGACATCCAATCTTCAAATCACCCTACTCTCATAGTAACTATcaaataattctaaaaaaaaaatctatggacAGAACAAATCTCattaacattttcataacactcTTGTTTTTAATTGTGATGAGTTCCagtctattattttattttgatctataaGAGATTGACACtttaattgttttgaaaatattgtgacaatttgtTATGTCCCAagcacaactaaaaaaaatgcgCTAAATGTTTAGGGTATACttggtaactattttttctccttattttctgtttccaaaaataattttctatttttgagataaaaaacttatttggcaacccaaaatggacaaaaaataaaaattgttctcaaaactcaatttatgaagaaaattggaaatatgcaaaaaactgttttcaatttataattttcaaaagtcaatgaaaatacacatttaatttaatgaatttgtctcatttaatgagttagtataatagttcaaatcctagtaacaacatattttagtattttctatttttttcttcaaaaaactattttttaatttcaactaaccaaacatgttttttatttcaaaaatacaagaatttttttttttttatattcccaaaaataagtttttgaaaatagaaaacaaaaccttaataatttttttataaacaagtTGGTAAACAGTGCAATGCACCAAAAAGTTTAACgatttttttatcttcttttataaaaatatatatatatatattaaatttgataattataatattttattattttattaatgcacatttattgtttgtatttgaatatgaaattatatataataacattaggcatttataataatttatttatatatgaaattatatatttgtctATTTAAAAACCAATATTTTAATAGAAGGTTTAATTATggaattgtattttatttcaattaaggaatatacaataataataataataatgtataaaattatgAGGCCTCAAAAGCTTATATGACACAATATTATGATGCTAATCAAAATCGAAcatattcaattttatatatattttgtagatTATAAAAGGCATCATGgaagtatatattttatatatattttgtagatTGTagattatacaaaaaaaaaaatatatatatatatatatatatttttttgtatattttatatatatagtttatattATCATGTAAGTGTAAATTTCATAACAATATAAACTGCACCTATAAAATTCctaaatcttttttcttaattcatttgcataatttttttcttatattttggcATTTTAGCATTTTgggagccaaaaaaaaaaatccagtacCAAATTGGCAAATTAACCACCATTGAGATATTTTatgaacataaaattaaaaaacaattctCAAAAAATCTTATGggaatcttttatatatatatatatatatatatatggattataatgtgcttttagatttttttttttttttttaattccaaacaaaacttttagaaactatttcaatttttttttatcccttcaaaatcaaaaacccacCAAACAACGCCAAGGAAGAAAACACAATCATCAAGGTTGACCCCAAGTCAAAAAAGTCAGTccttaaaaaaccattttagtGAAATCTGATTTTAGAGCTTGAAACCTTAACAAATTCATCTATAATCAGGTTTAgagattataataataataataataataataataatgctcaTCAAAAGGCTTTGGGTGTTCCTTGCTGTGTATGAAGTGTAACATGTTGATTCTGTTTAGTTTTGT is a genomic window of Quercus lobata isolate SW786 chromosome 2, ValleyOak3.0 Primary Assembly, whole genome shotgun sequence containing:
- the LOC115974593 gene encoding large proline-rich protein BAG6 isoform X1, whose product is MADQHSDEGSSAGNVSGESSDSTVKLNIKTLDSQIYTFEVDKNMRVSSFKEKIANETTVPVGQQRLIFRGRVLKDDHLLSEYHVENGHTLHLVERQPAQSQPSSGPGTGETAGNDGNRGNDSSAGNPRNRIGQVSHSVVLGTFNVGDQGEGVVPDLSRVIGAVLNSIGLGGQTTTVGNSGTQSTAPNAPGQPTQGNETEGMRGNVGGQAQTGNQAQSGQAFSSQPFQSLPQVVQIPLAAAAVPVPSLHMPIPDSLNTLSEFMNRMEQTLSQNGYQPNSSLTNSRDLPRVELPSSARGLPSPEALSIVLRQAERLLSGHAVAALSHIAGRLEQEGSSSDPTIRGQIQAESMQLGISMQHLGALLLELGRTALTLRMGQSPAESVVNAGPAVYISSSGPNPIMVQPSPFQTSSLFGGSVPQPNPMTLGSVGIGNAPRHINIHIHAGTSLAPIVSAVGTRASNAEGTQGEHRNGAGSGDSGATRVLPLRSVIATSRPGGVANSGVAQPGLVSVSQPPSDSVSLSSVMSEGYSRFRNLIGNMQGDNMVSSGQVESTVQSSSGQSGAGSDVGNEHPNTLTANLINRVGESDAFISGSTPESEGQKHDPKCDQLSNNDASTGLKDVSASGSAVSCLSGGTVAKPECVQENALRSGEKHDATEGDKAVPLGLGLAGLERKRRGRPQKSQVLVGDGGTASASVDQDRQIRTSGQQLLQSLASHSSAANSMNANEQLLGQLPSVVGQVMDSRPLGGQGSDDQIDMASVMSQVLQTPALNGLLAGVSEQTGAGSPDVLRNMLQQFTESPQMRNTINQIAQQVDSQDLGNMFTGLGRGQGGGLDLSRMFQQMMPIVSRAIGGGSTTSQLFPSAEAVTQPEFNGRTLSRDDKPNEHNVQINLQQVAQGIENLNPPQNVFRSVVENAVQLSGSEGGFEGLVDELCSDEGLANEYIEMLRHELNRRVQGDPGQDN
- the LOC115974593 gene encoding large proline-rich protein BAG6 isoform X2, with protein sequence MADQHSDEGSSAGNVSGESSDSTVKLNIKTLDSQIYTFEVDKNMRVSSFKEKIANETTVPVGQQRLIFRGRVLKDDHLLSEYHVENGHTLHLVERQPAQSQPSSGPGTGETAGNDGNRGNDSSAGNPRNRIGQVSHSVVLGTFNVGDQGEGVVPDLSRVIGAVLNSIGLGGQTTTVGNSGTQSTAPNAPGQPTQGNETEGMRGNVGGQAQTGNQAQSGQAFSSQPFQSLPQVVQIPLAAAAVPVPSLHMPIPDSLNTLSEFMNRMEQTLSQNGYQPNSSLTNSRDLPRVELPSSARGLPSPEALSIVLRQAERLLSGHAVAALSHIAGRLEQEGSSSDPTIRGQIQAESMQLGISMQHLGALLLELGRTALTLRMGQSPAESVVNAGPAVYISSSGPNPIMVQPSPFQTSSLFGGSVPQPNPMTLGSVGIGNAPRHINIHIHAAPIVSAVGTRASNAEGTQGEHRNGAGSGDSGATRVLPLRSVIATSRPGGVANSGVAQPGLVSVSQPPSDSVSLSSVMSEGYSRFRNLIGNMQGDNMVSSGQVESTVQSSSGQSGAGSDVGNEHPNTLTANLINRVGESDAFISGSTPESEGQKHDPKCDQLSNNDASTGLKDVSASGSAVSCLSGGTVAKPECVQENALRSGEKHDATEGDKAVPLGLGLAGLERKRRGRPQKSQVLVGDGGTASASVDQDRQIRTSGQQLLQSLASHSSAANSMNANEQLLGQLPSVVGQVMDSRPLGGQGSDDQIDMASVMSQVLQTPALNGLLAGVSEQTGAGSPDVLRNMLQQFTESPQMRNTINQIAQQVDSQDLGNMFTGLGRGQGGGLDLSRMFQQMMPIVSRAIGGGSTTSQLFPSAEAVTQPEFNGRTLSRDDKPNEHNVQINLQQVAQGIENLNPPQNVFRSVVENAVQLSGSEGGFEGLVDELCSDEGLANEYIEMLRHELNRRVQGDPGQDN